A genome region from Sphaerisporangium krabiense includes the following:
- a CDS encoding HAMP domain-containing sensor histidine kinase: MWRFGLRTRTAASYVLVTAAAVLIVEAVLVGFVISSAGDSTLLAKLQQLAGEDAKIMSASATKIVTSGAGFTAPGLLKKAMTASFGPAGPDRHGKEVPGLPKTTAATGKVAVEARRKADHDLVEALLDPAGRVIDSTAPKSFPPGLLLLADPSPRAEGQGGSGKTPAGTAAWWTSPILAPQTAGTTLAGDPRAPATRSPAGPSKGEGFQIIGYMYVQAPGDGHARVPFMDAAAPLLAPGALVLALVVPVGVVFGMLTTRPMIRRITRLAEATTAVAGGDFAPRVAVTGQDEVSRLEDGFNRMSEQLGAAVEAERLSARAEARQAERSRIARELHDSISQDLFSLSLLAAGMRRAAPETLRGQAEAMERTAARTMREMRALLLELRPVALEDAGLAPALEELCRAYETRLGIRVRTSLADVSLPAPAEHVVLRVTQEALGNAVKHASPREVEVELWRQGDEVRVRVADDGQGFDPSHPPPSHGMGLRLMRERVEELGGRFSLSSGRGKGTVVTAALPAGAEVPAAEPRPARFADPVEAS, translated from the coding sequence ATGTGGCGCTTCGGGCTGCGGACGCGGACGGCGGCGTCCTATGTGCTGGTCACCGCGGCGGCCGTGCTGATCGTGGAGGCGGTCCTGGTCGGCTTCGTGATCTCGTCCGCCGGTGACTCCACCCTGCTGGCCAAGCTGCAACAGCTGGCCGGCGAGGATGCGAAGATCATGAGCGCGAGCGCGACCAAGATCGTGACGTCCGGCGCGGGGTTCACCGCGCCGGGCCTGCTGAAGAAGGCGATGACGGCGTCCTTCGGGCCGGCCGGGCCGGACCGGCACGGGAAAGAGGTCCCGGGTCTTCCGAAGACCACGGCCGCGACGGGGAAGGTCGCCGTCGAGGCGCGGCGGAAGGCCGATCACGATCTCGTGGAGGCGCTGCTGGACCCGGCGGGCCGGGTGATCGACAGCACCGCGCCGAAGTCCTTCCCTCCCGGCCTGCTCCTGCTGGCCGACCCTTCCCCGCGGGCCGAGGGACAGGGAGGGTCGGGGAAGACCCCCGCGGGCACGGCCGCGTGGTGGACCAGCCCCATCCTCGCCCCGCAGACCGCGGGGACCACGCTCGCCGGTGATCCTCGCGCCCCGGCGACGCGCTCGCCCGCGGGGCCGTCGAAGGGGGAAGGGTTCCAGATCATCGGCTACATGTACGTGCAGGCGCCGGGCGACGGGCACGCGCGGGTCCCGTTCATGGACGCCGCGGCGCCGCTGCTGGCCCCCGGCGCGCTCGTCCTGGCGCTGGTGGTGCCGGTCGGCGTCGTGTTCGGCATGCTCACCACGCGCCCGATGATCCGCCGCATCACCCGGCTGGCCGAGGCGACCACGGCCGTGGCGGGCGGCGACTTCGCCCCGCGGGTCGCGGTCACCGGACAGGACGAGGTCAGCCGCCTGGAGGACGGCTTCAACCGCATGAGCGAGCAGCTCGGCGCCGCCGTGGAGGCCGAACGGCTGTCGGCGCGGGCCGAAGCGCGCCAGGCCGAGCGTTCCCGCATCGCCCGCGAGCTGCACGACTCGATCAGCCAGGACCTGTTCTCGCTGAGCCTGCTCGCCGCGGGCATGCGCAGGGCAGCGCCCGAGACGCTGCGCGGCCAGGCCGAGGCCATGGAGCGGACGGCCGCGCGCACGATGCGCGAGATGCGAGCCCTGCTGCTGGAGCTGCGCCCGGTGGCGCTGGAGGACGCCGGGCTCGCGCCCGCCCTCGAGGAGCTGTGCCGCGCGTACGAGACGCGGCTCGGGATCCGGGTGCGCACGTCGCTGGCCGACGTCTCGCTGCCGGCCCCCGCCGAGCACGTGGTGCTGCGCGTGACGCAGGAGGCGCTCGGCAACGCCGTCAAGCACGCCTCCCCGCGTGAGGTGGAGGTGGAGCTGTGGCGGCAGGGGGACGAGGTGCGCGTCCGGGTGGCCGACGACGGGCAGGGGTTCGATCCGTCGCACCCGCCGCCGAGCCACGGGATGGGCCTGCGGCTCATGCGTGAGCGCGTGGAGGAGCTGGGCGGCCGTTTCTCCCTGTCCAGCGGGCGGGGGAAGGGCACGGTCGTGACGGCCGCGCTGCCGGCCGGTGCCGAGGTTCCCGCCGCGGAGCCGCGCCCGGCCCGGTTCGCCGATCCGGTGGAGGCGTCGTGA
- a CDS encoding DUF1918 domain-containing protein: protein MYATVGDRLLVHGTTVGDRDRPGLIIEVRGTEGSPPYVVRFDDGHTGLVFPGPDAIVVPVQRGS from the coding sequence GTGTACGCGACCGTAGGCGACCGGCTCCTCGTCCACGGGACCACCGTGGGTGACAGGGACCGGCCGGGACTGATCATCGAGGTACGCGGTACCGAAGGCTCCCCGCCCTACGTCGTTCGCTTCGACGACGGGCACACCGGATTGGTGTTTCCCGGGCCGGATGCGATTGTCGTCCCAGTTCAGCGGGGATCATAA